Proteins co-encoded in one Spirosoma endbachense genomic window:
- a CDS encoding arylsulfatase has product MKKVLILAIISSAFLLLGAIPPGKVVAKKSPEKPNIVLIMADDMGYSDLGCYGSEIPTPNLDKLASQGVRFTQFYNTARCCPTRASLMTGLFQHQAGIGHMTKEPSNRIDYDYGVYGYRGEINRNCVTLAEVLKPAGYHTYMAGKWHLGSGSPDLRPRQRGFDRYYGLLAGASSYLDPIQPRGIWLDNEPIDKVNQPFYTTDAFTNQAITFLSEQKDQQPFFLYLAFTSPHWPLHALTEDIERFRGKYQQGWDALREQRLRKQLKEGIASEKWGLSARPEIYPAWTEQDSTKQREMDYRMAVYAAQIYRMDQNIGKLVDYLKKAGKLENTLLVFLSDNGACQEGGVLGGGALADINDPAKGGAISYGGVWANASNTPFKGFKHVSYEGGIATPLIIHYPAGMTGKKGRITSTPGYLIDIMPTFLEATGAKYPTEAKGQKIHAIEGKSLLPVLTKGTRQPHEYMYWEHENHRAIRFGNWKAVGTIGAPWELYDLETDRTEQHNRATDYPDLVKKLDRQWSTWANSHRVFPKGSMKTDFTKEWNFVKTAD; this is encoded by the coding sequence ATGAAGAAAGTTCTTATCCTGGCAATAATCTCATCTGCATTCTTATTGCTGGGAGCAATACCACCTGGAAAAGTAGTGGCTAAAAAAAGTCCAGAGAAACCCAATATCGTTCTGATCATGGCCGACGATATGGGCTACTCCGATCTGGGGTGTTACGGCTCTGAAATTCCAACGCCAAACCTGGACAAACTTGCCAGTCAGGGGGTCCGATTCACCCAATTCTATAACACGGCTCGCTGTTGCCCAACCCGTGCATCGCTGATGACGGGCCTGTTTCAGCATCAGGCGGGCATTGGTCACATGACCAAAGAGCCAAGCAATCGCATCGACTATGACTACGGCGTTTATGGCTATCGGGGTGAGATCAATCGCAACTGCGTTACGTTAGCGGAAGTTTTAAAACCTGCCGGTTATCATACCTATATGGCCGGGAAATGGCATCTGGGTTCAGGTAGCCCTGATTTACGCCCACGCCAACGGGGTTTTGACCGATACTACGGTTTATTGGCAGGCGCCAGTAGTTATCTCGATCCTATACAACCACGTGGTATCTGGCTGGATAATGAACCGATTGACAAAGTAAACCAGCCCTTTTACACGACCGACGCCTTTACAAACCAGGCAATTACATTTTTAAGCGAGCAGAAAGACCAGCAGCCTTTTTTTCTGTATCTGGCTTTTACCTCGCCCCACTGGCCATTACATGCCTTGACGGAGGATATTGAACGGTTCCGGGGAAAATACCAGCAGGGTTGGGACGCTCTTCGGGAACAACGGCTCCGTAAACAGCTCAAAGAAGGCATTGCTTCTGAAAAATGGGGCCTTTCTGCCCGTCCGGAAATTTACCCGGCCTGGACTGAGCAGGATAGCACGAAACAACGGGAGATGGATTATCGTATGGCGGTTTATGCCGCACAGATTTACCGGATGGATCAGAATATCGGGAAGCTGGTCGATTACCTCAAAAAGGCGGGCAAATTAGAGAATACGTTGCTGGTATTCCTGTCCGACAATGGGGCCTGTCAGGAAGGAGGTGTCCTGGGGGGAGGAGCTCTGGCTGATATCAACGACCCGGCCAAAGGCGGTGCCATATCGTACGGGGGCGTCTGGGCGAATGCCTCCAATACACCTTTCAAGGGATTTAAGCATGTTTCGTACGAAGGAGGCATTGCAACCCCACTGATTATTCATTACCCTGCGGGCATGACAGGCAAGAAAGGCCGCATTACGTCGACACCGGGTTATCTAATCGACATTATGCCTACCTTCCTGGAGGCAACTGGAGCGAAGTATCCAACGGAAGCGAAAGGCCAAAAGATTCACGCAATCGAGGGCAAAAGCCTATTGCCGGTACTTACGAAAGGGACCCGCCAGCCGCACGAGTATATGTATTGGGAGCACGAAAATCACCGGGCCATCCGGTTTGGCAACTGGAAAGCGGTTGGGACCATTGGTGCTCCCTGGGAGTTATACGATCTGGAAACCGACCGAACCGAACAACACAATCGCGCTACCGACTACCCAGATCTGGTCAAAAAGCTCGATCGGCAGTGGTCTACCTGGGCAAATTCGCATCGTGTTTTCCCCAAAGGATCAATGAAAACGGATTTTACTAAAGAGTGGAATTTCGTCAAGACAGCGGATTAG
- a CDS encoding D-lyxose/D-mannose family sugar isomerase: MQLKRSIVNASINTAKTVIAHFGMHLPPFAHWSVEHWQQVGADYNEIRDCMLGWDVTDFGSKDFYNIGRTLFTVRNGRMNLADYPKQYAEKWLIDPENQRAPAHFHRSKREDIICRAGGNVLVQLTKADAEGNPSNKTFITQVDGCSRRLGPGDIVRLQPGESLTIHPGTIHQFWGEEGTGWQVDGVGYTLSAEISSVCDDLNDNVFLVDYGVRFPEIDEDEARICYLCHEYPMASADLISH; encoded by the coding sequence ATGCAGTTAAAACGATCCATTGTTAACGCCAGCATTAACACGGCGAAAACTGTTATTGCTCATTTCGGGATGCATTTGCCGCCCTTCGCCCATTGGTCCGTTGAGCACTGGCAGCAAGTCGGAGCTGACTACAACGAAATCCGGGATTGCATGCTGGGATGGGATGTAACAGATTTTGGCAGTAAAGACTTTTACAACATTGGCCGGACGTTGTTCACCGTTCGTAATGGTCGGATGAACCTGGCAGATTACCCGAAACAATATGCCGAAAAATGGCTAATCGACCCTGAAAATCAGCGCGCTCCGGCCCATTTTCATCGTTCAAAACGAGAGGACATCATCTGCCGGGCGGGGGGTAATGTACTGGTTCAACTGACCAAAGCTGATGCCGAGGGCAATCCGTCCAACAAAACCTTTATAACACAGGTCGACGGGTGCTCGCGTCGGTTAGGACCGGGCGATATTGTTCGCTTACAACCGGGAGAAAGTCTGACCATTCATCCTGGAACCATTCATCAGTTCTGGGGCGAAGAAGGAACGGGCTGGCAAGTCGACGGGGTCGGTTATACGCTCAGTGCTGAGATTTCGAGCGTTTGCGATGACCTGAACGACAACGTTTTTCTGGTCGATTACGGCGTTCGATTTCCGGAAATCGACGAAGACGAAGCGCGCATCTGTTACCTCTGTCATGAATATCCAATGGCTTCAGCTGACCTCATTAGCCACTAG
- a CDS encoding pyridoxal phosphate-dependent aminotransferase: MSSQLTRRDWLRASGLMTAGLSLSRFAPAEAASTAEQAQSAFTNEFAFTTPPDMPKLRARLFANENPLGIAPSAKEALIKAADIGNRYAWMEFGQLKQLLAVDEGVKPENIMMSPGSSDILMAAADHFAKGGGTILTSTMTYDDLLQRAEKFGAKIKAMPMTKDFKFDLPAIKANITPDVKMVYIVNPNNPTGTIIPTAELEAFCREVAPKVPVFIDEAYIDFYEPADRPKLGKLVADGLNVILARTFSKIHGFAGLRLGYAIAQPDMLKTLHAYTNGEFAVSITTLMAGIASYKDKDWQNHCRAENAKARTYTTKALTDMGYEVIPSSANFILFPIRMKTKTFENQMFANGIGIQTREFSGQPYCRVSVGTMEEMVMFMDGFKKVVG, encoded by the coding sequence ATGTCTTCACAACTTACTCGTCGGGACTGGCTTCGCGCCAGCGGTTTGATGACGGCCGGGCTCAGTCTGAGTCGGTTCGCTCCCGCTGAAGCGGCTTCGACCGCCGAACAAGCCCAGTCAGCATTCACGAATGAATTTGCCTTTACGACTCCACCCGACATGCCCAAATTGCGGGCACGGTTGTTCGCCAATGAGAACCCGCTTGGCATTGCACCCAGTGCTAAAGAAGCACTGATAAAAGCTGCCGATATCGGTAATCGCTATGCCTGGATGGAATTTGGTCAGCTGAAACAACTTCTCGCGGTCGATGAAGGGGTGAAGCCGGAAAATATTATGATGTCGCCCGGATCGTCAGATATTCTGATGGCCGCTGCCGACCATTTTGCCAAAGGGGGCGGTACTATTCTTACCAGCACCATGACCTATGACGATCTGCTTCAGCGTGCCGAAAAGTTTGGCGCAAAGATCAAGGCCATGCCCATGACGAAAGACTTCAAGTTTGATCTTCCTGCGATCAAGGCAAACATCACGCCTGACGTGAAAATGGTCTATATCGTCAACCCGAATAACCCAACCGGTACTATTATTCCTACGGCTGAACTGGAAGCCTTCTGCCGCGAAGTAGCGCCCAAAGTCCCTGTGTTCATCGATGAAGCCTATATTGACTTCTATGAACCAGCCGATCGGCCAAAACTTGGCAAACTAGTAGCTGATGGTCTGAATGTAATTCTGGCGCGTACATTCTCGAAAATCCACGGCTTCGCGGGTCTTCGTCTGGGCTACGCGATTGCCCAACCCGACATGTTGAAAACGCTTCATGCCTATACCAATGGCGAATTTGCGGTCAGCATCACGACACTTATGGCCGGAATCGCCAGCTACAAGGATAAGGACTGGCAGAATCACTGTCGCGCCGAAAATGCCAAAGCCCGGACTTACACCACCAAAGCCCTGACCGATATGGGCTATGAGGTAATTCCGTCATCGGCCAATTTCATCCTGTTCCCAATTCGTATGAAAACCAAAACGTTCGAAAACCAGATGTTTGCCAACGGCATCGGTATTCAAACGCGCGAGTTCAGCGGGCAGCCTTACTGCCGGGTGAGCGTTGGGACGATGGAGGAAATGGTCATGTTTATGGACGGATTCAAAAAAGTAGTGGGGTAG
- a CDS encoding sulfatase family protein, translating into MKNIIAIILLLIRFGAYSFAQQRPVSKPNVIIIMADDLDSQQLSCYGGKNLNTTHIDRLAKEGLKFNQIYTSEAMCVPTRASLFTGLYPVRHGSFQNHKPVYDKLKSVGHYLADLGYRVALTGKDHSTKPKSVFPFEILKGFEPDCVSPTDDYELDDVKQYIARSDQPYCLFVMSINPHTPWTVGDTTEFDPNKLILPKNWVDTKVTRTQFVKYLAEIRRLDNQVGDITQLLKETGQDKNTIVVFLGEQGAQFPGAKWNLWDVGQKSSMLIKWPGVVKPATQTDALVQYEDITPTLIDLAGGKPVAGLDGRSFLPVIQGKSKGSRQYAYGIHNNIPEGNSYPIRSIRDTRYKLILNLTPDQAYYNRFMMNPRQKDRNSVWFSWIDQQQADPRAKRITERIEKRPALEFYDTQSDPWELNNLAGDPAYQDRIRQYNQKLQEWMKQQGDAGAAIDIVYPKKP; encoded by the coding sequence ATGAAAAATATTATTGCTATTATTCTGCTGCTAATCAGGTTCGGGGCGTATTCATTCGCTCAACAGCGTCCAGTGAGCAAACCAAATGTAATTATCATTATGGCCGATGATCTGGATAGTCAGCAATTGAGTTGCTACGGTGGCAAAAATCTCAACACCACCCATATCGATAGGCTAGCAAAAGAGGGCTTGAAATTCAATCAGATTTACACCTCTGAAGCCATGTGTGTACCCACGCGCGCGTCACTGTTTACGGGTTTATATCCCGTTCGACATGGATCCTTCCAGAATCATAAACCCGTTTATGACAAGCTAAAAAGTGTAGGACACTATCTTGCCGATCTTGGGTATCGGGTCGCACTAACCGGCAAAGATCATAGCACCAAACCCAAATCGGTCTTCCCATTCGAGATTCTAAAAGGCTTCGAGCCCGATTGCGTATCCCCCACAGACGACTATGAGCTTGACGACGTAAAGCAATACATTGCCCGAAGCGACCAGCCCTATTGCCTCTTTGTCATGAGCATCAATCCGCACACGCCCTGGACCGTTGGCGATACGACCGAATTTGATCCGAACAAACTCATTCTTCCTAAAAACTGGGTCGATACCAAAGTAACACGCACTCAGTTCGTCAAATACCTGGCCGAAATCCGGCGGCTAGACAATCAGGTTGGCGATATTACCCAATTATTGAAAGAAACCGGTCAGGACAAAAACACCATTGTCGTCTTTCTGGGCGAACAGGGCGCCCAGTTTCCGGGTGCCAAATGGAACCTGTGGGATGTCGGCCAGAAAAGTTCGATGCTGATTAAATGGCCCGGTGTAGTAAAACCCGCTACCCAAACGGACGCGCTCGTTCAGTACGAAGACATTACCCCAACGTTGATCGATCTGGCAGGTGGAAAGCCAGTCGCCGGACTGGACGGCAGGAGTTTCCTGCCCGTCATACAGGGAAAAAGCAAGGGCTCCCGGCAGTACGCTTATGGCATTCATAACAACATACCGGAGGGCAATTCCTACCCAATCCGTAGCATTCGCGATACCCGCTACAAACTGATTCTGAATCTGACACCTGATCAGGCGTATTATAACCGCTTCATGATGAATCCCAGGCAGAAAGATCGCAATTCGGTCTGGTTTTCCTGGATTGACCAGCAACAAGCCGATCCGCGGGCAAAACGAATCACCGAGCGAATTGAGAAACGTCCCGCCCTTGAATTCTATGATACGCAGAGCGATCCGTGGGAACTCAACAACCTGGCAGGCGACCCAGCCTATCAGGATCGTATACGTCAGTACAACCAGAAGCTTCAGGAATGGATGAAGCAGCAGGGCGATGCAGGAGCCGCGATTGATATTGTGTACCCCAAAAAACCATAA
- a CDS encoding flavin monoamine oxidase family protein produces the protein MTRRDFINSTSASYASLLAWGMLQPAPASALNLPANGRQSDGKGRKVVILGAGLAGMATAYELGKLGYDCTLLEARSRSGGRVWTIRGGTKETELHGGTAQTCSFEEGLYFNGGAARIPHHHQLTLHYCRELGVPLQMFNGNNEAAYLYNHGGTGDLANRRLRIKEYHNDMRGYTAELLAKALDQSALDQQLTKEDIEKLVDFLKNEGDLNTAHLYKGTNRRGYKTKDHPGAGHKPGNVTDPFGLTDLLRSGFMQPVFYNVGDYIYEQQTTLLQPVGGMDAIPKALEKKLTGKIIFNAPVSELRKTETGVRVVYQKDGKPVEVTGEFCVCTLPLPMLKNIESDLSGTVKRASDFVPYIKTGKIGLQFKRRFWEEDDWIYGGISRTNMDINQIWYPSFGFQGKKGVLIGYYNFYSRAEAVGALSVAEREKLALTQGVKIHPQYPAEFDNSFSLAWHRVPYSGGGWATYDDATRKKYYPALIEPDGNIYFAGEHTTYLTAWMAGAFTSAHRTVEAIHARVGEYTKK, from the coding sequence ATGACGAGAAGAGACTTTATTAATTCAACGAGTGCTAGTTACGCTAGTCTTCTGGCGTGGGGAATGCTTCAGCCCGCTCCGGCGTCGGCGTTAAATCTGCCGGCAAATGGTCGGCAGAGTGATGGAAAAGGTCGAAAAGTAGTGATTTTGGGGGCAGGTTTAGCGGGTATGGCTACTGCCTATGAACTCGGTAAATTAGGTTATGACTGTACCCTTCTGGAAGCCCGCTCCCGCTCCGGTGGCCGCGTCTGGACAATCAGAGGTGGTACTAAGGAAACTGAACTACATGGTGGTACCGCCCAAACCTGTTCATTTGAAGAAGGGCTCTATTTTAATGGTGGCGCAGCCCGAATTCCGCACCATCATCAGCTTACGCTTCATTATTGCCGTGAGTTAGGCGTGCCTTTGCAAATGTTCAATGGCAACAACGAAGCAGCTTACCTCTATAACCACGGCGGCACGGGCGATCTGGCAAATCGCCGGTTACGCATCAAGGAATACCACAACGACATGCGCGGCTATACAGCCGAATTACTGGCCAAGGCATTGGATCAGTCGGCGCTGGACCAGCAGCTGACCAAGGAAGACATTGAGAAATTGGTTGATTTCCTAAAAAACGAAGGTGATTTGAATACAGCTCACCTTTACAAAGGCACCAACCGACGCGGCTATAAGACCAAAGATCATCCCGGCGCAGGCCACAAACCCGGCAACGTTACGGATCCTTTCGGGCTAACCGATCTACTTCGTTCGGGGTTCATGCAACCGGTGTTCTATAACGTTGGCGACTATATTTACGAACAGCAAACAACGCTGCTTCAGCCCGTTGGCGGTATGGATGCCATTCCGAAAGCACTGGAGAAAAAACTGACGGGTAAAATTATCTTCAACGCGCCCGTTTCAGAACTGCGTAAAACCGAAACGGGTGTTCGGGTCGTGTATCAGAAAGACGGTAAACCGGTGGAAGTTACAGGTGAATTCTGTGTCTGTACGCTCCCTTTACCTATGCTGAAAAACATCGAATCAGATCTGTCTGGCACGGTGAAACGGGCATCTGATTTTGTACCTTACATCAAAACGGGCAAAATAGGTCTTCAATTTAAACGGCGATTCTGGGAAGAAGACGACTGGATTTATGGGGGTATCTCGCGCACCAACATGGATATTAACCAGATCTGGTATCCATCATTCGGCTTCCAGGGCAAAAAAGGGGTCCTGATCGGTTATTATAATTTCTATAGCCGTGCCGAAGCGGTAGGAGCGCTATCCGTTGCTGAGCGCGAAAAACTGGCCCTGACGCAAGGTGTCAAAATCCACCCACAATATCCGGCGGAGTTCGATAACTCGTTTTCACTGGCCTGGCATCGCGTACCCTATAGCGGGGGTGGCTGGGCTACTTACGACGATGCAACCCGAAAGAAATATTATCCAGCACTGATAGAACCAGATGGTAATATCTATTTTGCTGGCGAACACACAACCTACCTCACCGCCTGGATGGCCGGAGCGTTCACCTCTGCTCACCGTACTGTCGAAGCGATTCACGCACGGGTAGGCGAATACACGAAGAAATAA
- a CDS encoding bile acid:sodium symporter family protein: MRFSSILLTLASLLLLSTGVLTLAASQFPIGPLLVLALVLLAIAFRGFASLKGFSYTIWILAAVSVAMFYPAYFFTIGDFQLKRLIVPFVQLTMFGMGAHMSFDDFKGVIKMPKGVFIGIGCHFIIMPLVGFSLSHLFDFPPEIAGGVILIGCVSSAMASNVMSYLSGANLALAVTIGACSTILSPFVTPFLMKWLGGQYVEIDIAHMMIDITNMIIIPIVAGFIFNLFYYARETQRAKTIQLVVFAGIIGLTNLLLQLIVKQPIGHFLVALGTSFFWFYGLPLLLAILLKKRSGISRAMIETCLSFAAMLGIVINTVIITASGRDNLLQVGGLLIITCLLHNVIGLSIGYLTALLAGLPEKDRRTIAFEVGMQNGGVATGLALQMGKVATVGLASAIFGPLQNVTGSALANWFRKRPVQPTPLPPGNESDTAAAWTETTDVPTRSPIN; encoded by the coding sequence ATGCGTTTCTCCTCGATTCTGTTGACACTGGCTAGCCTGCTATTGCTGAGTACGGGTGTACTCACGCTGGCAGCTAGCCAGTTCCCAATTGGCCCACTGCTCGTGCTGGCCCTGGTTTTACTGGCCATCGCCTTTCGTGGCTTCGCTTCCCTGAAAGGGTTTTCGTATACGATCTGGATTCTGGCTGCGGTTAGTGTCGCTATGTTTTATCCGGCCTATTTCTTTACCATCGGGGATTTTCAACTCAAGCGACTAATTGTTCCGTTTGTGCAATTGACCATGTTTGGCATGGGTGCGCACATGAGTTTCGATGATTTCAAGGGGGTGATCAAAATGCCGAAGGGCGTCTTCATTGGCATCGGTTGTCATTTTATTATCATGCCGCTGGTTGGGTTTTCGCTATCCCATCTCTTTGATTTTCCTCCCGAAATTGCCGGGGGTGTAATTCTGATCGGGTGCGTGTCAAGCGCTATGGCGTCCAATGTAATGTCTTATTTGTCAGGCGCTAATCTGGCTCTGGCCGTCACGATTGGAGCCTGCTCGACCATACTGTCGCCTTTTGTTACCCCATTTCTGATGAAATGGCTTGGCGGGCAGTATGTCGAGATCGATATTGCGCACATGATGATCGACATCACGAATATGATTATCATCCCGATTGTGGCGGGGTTTATCTTCAATCTGTTTTACTACGCTCGGGAAACGCAACGGGCTAAAACCATTCAGCTCGTTGTGTTTGCCGGAATTATTGGCTTGACAAATCTGCTGCTTCAGCTCATTGTCAAACAACCAATCGGCCATTTCCTGGTAGCACTGGGTACGTCATTTTTCTGGTTTTACGGACTGCCTCTGCTACTGGCCATTCTACTTAAAAAGCGGTCAGGTATTAGCCGGGCGATGATCGAAACCTGTCTTTCGTTTGCCGCTATGCTGGGTATTGTGATCAACACAGTCATCATTACCGCTTCTGGACGAGACAATCTGTTACAGGTCGGTGGCTTGCTTATTATTACCTGCCTTTTGCATAATGTAATTGGTCTGAGTATTGGGTATTTAACAGCCCTGCTCGCCGGTCTACCCGAAAAAGATCGTCGAACCATTGCGTTTGAGGTGGGTATGCAGAATGGTGGGGTAGCCACGGGGTTGGCTTTGCAAATGGGGAAAGTCGCCACCGTCGGGCTGGCGTCGGCTATTTTCGGACCGTTGCAAAATGTAACGGGCTCGGCACTCGCCAACTGGTTTCGGAAAAGACCCGTGCAACCTACTCCGTTGCCACCAGGTAATGAATCTGATACAGCCGCTGCATGGACCGAAACGACCGATGTGCCAACAAGGTCCCCGATAAATTGA
- a CDS encoding sulfatase, whose protein sequence is MIQVVPFLVCLLVALSGFSQKIKTPPNIILILADDLGWSELGCYGNRNDGPRFNETPNLDRLAAGGMRFTQAYATAPVCTPTRIALMTGQHPARVGITDYLDAKDEKFLSPDYVTINEQLKKAGYHSGLIGKWHLTGDYTKKKGEPAKHGWDEVICSETGYIANGDYVHPYFFMPDVQARTEGEYLTDRLNQEAVDFINRNQKRPFFLYLSHYAVHTKLAGKPADVAKYRQKAGVGTKQNNPELAAMLERIDEGVGKIVATLTELGLKDNTLILFTSDNGGELNVTSNAPLRGGKSELFEGGIREPLIVSWPGVIPAETVSTQVVNTLDIYPTLLELASIKPAKNQPIDGISIASVLKGTSTPFSRTLYWHYPLPKPHFLGGRSAGAIRIGDLKLIDYFDNGQIQLFNLAEDPGEQTDLSEKLPAQRTQLVAQLREWRRKTAVDFSATTNSPVKP, encoded by the coding sequence ATGATACAGGTTGTTCCTTTCCTCGTTTGCCTTCTGGTAGCGTTATCTGGTTTCTCGCAAAAAATAAAAACGCCACCCAATATCATCCTGATTCTGGCTGATGACCTGGGATGGAGTGAGTTAGGTTGCTACGGAAACCGTAACGACGGACCGCGCTTCAATGAAACCCCTAACCTGGATCGTCTGGCTGCTGGTGGGATGCGTTTTACGCAGGCATATGCCACCGCACCCGTTTGCACACCCACGCGCATTGCGCTCATGACCGGTCAACATCCGGCGCGCGTTGGCATCACCGATTATCTGGATGCCAAAGACGAAAAGTTTCTGTCGCCAGACTACGTAACCATCAATGAACAGCTTAAGAAAGCAGGTTACCATTCCGGCTTGATTGGCAAATGGCATCTCACAGGCGATTATACGAAGAAAAAAGGCGAACCGGCTAAACACGGCTGGGATGAAGTAATCTGCTCCGAAACAGGCTATATAGCCAACGGCGATTATGTTCATCCGTACTTTTTCATGCCCGATGTTCAGGCCAGAACCGAAGGCGAGTATCTAACCGACCGGCTAAATCAGGAAGCCGTTGACTTCATCAATCGCAACCAGAAACGTCCATTTTTCCTGTACCTGTCGCATTACGCGGTCCATACCAAATTGGCTGGCAAGCCAGCAGACGTAGCGAAATACCGACAAAAAGCTGGCGTCGGCACGAAACAGAATAACCCGGAGTTAGCCGCCATGCTGGAACGTATTGATGAAGGCGTTGGGAAAATCGTCGCTACATTGACCGAATTAGGTCTGAAGGATAACACGTTGATTCTGTTTACGTCCGACAATGGCGGTGAGCTAAATGTAACGTCGAACGCGCCCCTTAGGGGTGGCAAATCGGAATTATTTGAAGGAGGTATTCGGGAGCCACTCATCGTATCCTGGCCAGGGGTGATACCCGCAGAGACCGTCTCCACGCAAGTGGTCAATACACTGGATATCTACCCTACTTTACTGGAACTTGCTTCGATCAAACCAGCTAAAAATCAACCCATTGATGGTATCAGTATCGCATCTGTACTGAAAGGCACTTCGACGCCATTTTCCAGGACGCTCTACTGGCATTATCCGTTACCGAAGCCCCATTTTCTGGGTGGGCGCTCTGCCGGGGCAATTCGAATTGGCGATTTAAAACTGATTGACTACTTCGATAACGGCCAGATTCAGCTCTTCAACCTTGCCGAAGATCCTGGTGAGCAAACGGATTTATCGGAAAAGCTACCGGCCCAACGGACTCAGTTAGTTGCTCAATTACGGGAATGGCGCCGTAAGACGGCCGTCGATTTTTCAGCAACCACGAATTCTCCTGTCAAACCATGA
- a CDS encoding Hint domain-containing protein, protein MKHNLLSILIFLCCATATQLLSQRVSAQTASTASASTPGMTLEQLTAIKAIKVANLDKDTYFKSGGFILDRYEERPAYVFAFSDGITRKIYLYKVFTAADTKELGLLAIYKNEKSGDVKSFVIPGASADRKAWDAYIDDLKYVGEKEAGLMPTLTFVLSREMASLLSGGGGKSEEGDGKKKEEYNFCFAPDAPVTLADGSSKAIRDVKTDDVVLGYDAKTKTLTPTRVKKVDAHNGDFTLAGVWLSSVNDLTADNRNALTAPTLLEATANHPVLTATGRKALGEVLAGEILYRYDATTTGVSAYKVVRVEKSVRSVKNVYNLSTESGAYLIGETVVLDK, encoded by the coding sequence ATGAAACACAACCTGCTCTCGATTCTTATTTTCCTCTGTTGCGCTACTGCCACGCAGTTGCTCAGTCAACGCGTTTCGGCCCAGACAGCCTCAACCGCCAGCGCATCCACGCCGGGCATGACCCTTGAGCAACTGACTGCCATCAAGGCCATAAAAGTTGCCAATCTGGATAAAGACACCTACTTCAAATCGGGTGGCTTTATTTTGGACCGTTACGAGGAACGTCCCGCCTATGTTTTTGCCTTTAGCGACGGAATTACGCGCAAGATCTATTTGTATAAGGTTTTTACTGCCGCTGATACGAAAGAGCTTGGCCTACTGGCCATTTACAAAAACGAGAAATCGGGCGACGTAAAATCATTCGTAATTCCCGGCGCATCGGCTGACCGCAAAGCATGGGATGCTTACATCGACGACCTCAAGTATGTTGGCGAAAAAGAGGCTGGCCTGATGCCAACACTCACCTTTGTGCTGTCACGTGAAATGGCCAGCCTACTATCTGGTGGCGGTGGCAAATCAGAAGAAGGCGACGGAAAGAAAAAGGAAGAATACAATTTCTGCTTTGCGCCCGACGCTCCCGTAACACTGGCCGATGGCTCTTCGAAAGCCATTCGTGACGTAAAAACGGATGATGTCGTATTGGGTTACGATGCGAAAACAAAAACCCTCACGCCTACCCGCGTAAAGAAAGTAGACGCCCACAACGGCGACTTCACGCTGGCTGGCGTGTGGCTCTCTTCGGTCAATGACCTGACTGCTGACAACCGGAATGCACTAACCGCGCCAACACTGCTTGAAGCAACGGCTAACCACCCGGTCCTGACTGCAACGGGCCGGAAAGCCCTGGGCGAGGTGCTGGCTGGTGAGATTTTATACCGCTACGATGCTACAACGACTGGCGTTTCAGCGTATAAAGTTGTTCGGGTGGAGAAATCCGTACGATCGGTAAAGAACGTTTACAACCTGTCTACCGAGTCGGGCGCCTACCTGATTGGCGAGACAGTTGTTCTCGACAAATAA